The genomic segment CTGCAGCAGATGGCACGAATGACTATGTAATCGTACTCGGTGCTAGAGTGAAAAAAGATTCTCTGTCGCTATCATTACAGTATCGTTTGGATGCTACGCTACAGTACGCTAATGAGTATCCACATGTGACGATAATCTTATCAGGCGGGCAAGGTCCGGATGAGCCTATTAGCGAAGCGGAAGCGATGAGACGGTTTCTAACGGAGAATGGCATCGCCGAGGAACGGCTTATTTTAGAAGCGGCGTCTACTTCCACTTATGAAAACATTTTATTCTCGAAAAAGTTGTTGCCGTCTGAAATTAGTTCGATCACAATCATCACAAGTGATTATCACCTGGCGAGAGCACGGAAAATTGCGGCTAGCCTTGGACTCGAGTCAGATGGAGTGTCGGCTAAAACGCCGAAAGTAGTGGCAGCAAAATTGACTGTGAGAGAACGTATCGCCCTTGTGAAAACGTATATTGTAGGGAAATAAGAAAAGCGCAAGGCGTCTGGTGAAAAACTTATAATTTCTTAACTTATAAACGGGCAACCGCCATTTTTAATGATGGTTGATAAGAATTCGCTTTTCGTGGGAATAAATAGTACTACATGCTGAAAAAAGTGTTTTCAATGCTAAACGACGGTATTTAATCACAGCGAAGGAAAATTAGTATTCTATGTCGAATTAGTCAAGAATAGTATTGGTTGGCACGGTTAAATGCGAAGGTGGTGTGACAAGGAGTTATACCGAGGTAGGGTGTTCGCAAAAACATAAAATAGGAGGAAGGTTATGGTGAAATCGAAGTTCAAATTTCGAATGCTTTTTGTAATTGCACTTATGATCCAAATGATTGTTGTACCGTACCGTTTTGCAGCAGCTGAAATAGATACGAGTGCTCCTTCTTGGATGCTGCCAATCGATTATCTTGCTATAGGTGATTCATTAGCAGCAGGTGTCACTCCTAACAATGAATTAGGGAAGGGCTATGCAGATTACTTAGCGGTGTCAATGATGGAGATAGGGGCTTTGAAAACATATAACAAAGGATTCTCGTATCCAGGCTATAAAACAACAGACGTTTTAAATGATATTAAACTGAACGTCACAAAGGATATCCACGGCATTGGCTTTGAAGAGAAGACAGCTAAACTTCAACAATCCATCAAAGATGCAGAAGTTATCACAATTAGCGCCGGTGCAAATGATATTTTACCGCATTTCAAACAAGATCCGACGACAGGTAAGGCCATTATTGATCAGAAAATGGCGCTGACGACGCTTCAGCAAGTAGGTACAAACTACAAATCGATTATGGCTCAAATCAATGAAATCAATCCTGATGCGCAAGTGTATGTCATGGGTTACTATAATCCGTTTCCTTATATGTCGGAAGACCTGCAACCATTGCTCAAACAATTACTAGATATGTTGAACAAAGCCATTACAACAGGTCTAGTGGGGACGCAAGCAATTTTCGTGCCTACTGGTGACGTAATTGCGTCAGACTACAAGACCTACCTTCCAAATCCAGAAAATATCCACTTAAGTGAAGCAGGCTATAAAAAAGTGACTGAGCAATTTTGGGCGAATATGCTACCAGCTAATACATGGATCACAGCAGGTAGCCTCGTCGCCGATGCGCCGGGTCCAAACTCGGTGAAATTAAACTGGCAACCAGCTAGTGATAATGTAGCCGTAACGAGTTATGAAATATACAGTGGTGAAGAAAAACTAGCAACTGTAGCTGGAGACATTACGACATATAAAGTAGAAAATCTTACTGCAAATACAACGTATGTTTTTTCAGTAATGGCAGTAGATCAAGCTGGAAACAAAAGTGTTCATAATCCAATAATCAGTGTAACTGTTGCAGATTCATCGACACCAACACCAATATTATTCTCGGATATCGCCAATCATGGCTTGAAGAATTATATTGAACATGCAGCCGTAGCTGGAATCATTGGTGGCTACCCGGACGGGACATTCAAACCTGATCAAAACTTAACACGTGTGCAAGCTGTTACAATAATTGTACGCGCATTAGGTTTGAAAACGGATGAAGTAGCCCCATTTGGTGATATTGGTAATTATGCAGATAAGACCAAAGCTGACATCAATGCCGCTTATAAATATGGAATTATTAAAGGGAATAAAGGAAACTTTAATCCAACTGATTTAGTAACACGCGCACAATTGGCTTTAATGATTGAACGTGCATATGGAAGCGTAACAGGAAAGGCATATAAGGCCTCTACTAAAGCACCTTATTCCGATTTCGGAAACTATAATGCGGAAGTAGTAAATGCCATTTCAATGCTTCATGAATTAGATGTTGCA from the Sporosarcina psychrophila genome contains:
- a CDS encoding YdcF family protein; this encodes MKKSKKIAIACAIALIIFSLFLWWLTGKWMDEGLEPAADGTNDYVIVLGARVKKDSLSLSLQYRLDATLQYANEYPHVTIILSGGQGPDEPISEAEAMRRFLTENGIAEERLILEAASTSTYENILFSKKLLPSEISSITIITSDYHLARARKIAASLGLESDGVSAKTPKVVAAKLTVRERIALVKTYIVGK
- a CDS encoding S-layer homology domain-containing protein, producing MVKSKFKFRMLFVIALMIQMIVVPYRFAAAEIDTSAPSWMLPIDYLAIGDSLAAGVTPNNELGKGYADYLAVSMMEIGALKTYNKGFSYPGYKTTDVLNDIKLNVTKDIHGIGFEEKTAKLQQSIKDAEVITISAGANDILPHFKQDPTTGKAIIDQKMALTTLQQVGTNYKSIMAQINEINPDAQVYVMGYYNPFPYMSEDLQPLLKQLLDMLNKAITTGLVGTQAIFVPTGDVIASDYKTYLPNPENIHLSEAGYKKVTEQFWANMLPANTWITAGSLVADAPGPNSVKLNWQPASDNVAVTSYEIYSGEEKLATVAGDITTYKVENLTANTTYVFSVMAVDQAGNKSVHNPIISVTVADSSTPTPILFSDIANHGLKNYIEHAAVAGIIGGYPDGTFKPDQNLTRVQAVTIIVRALGLKTDEVAPFGDIGNYADKTKADINAAYKYGIIKGNKGNFNPTDLVTRAQLALMIERAYGSVTGKAYKASTKAPYSDFGNYNAEVVNAISMLHELDVATGFEGKFMPSSSTTRAQAAKMVVNFISIFKQTN